In Vicinamibacteria bacterium, the following proteins share a genomic window:
- a CDS encoding MFS transporter, giving the protein MSSSKLTTWQSLRAVAGSWRLLSVVLLSFSSGLPLGLVWIAIPTWMARAGVDIKVIGLFGLAQAPWTFKLLWSPSMDAYPLPFLGRKRGWILVSQVALVALGLGLSAVSGQPRAVWVIGSLALAIAFAAATQDIAIDAYAVEVLRREEHGVAVGARVALYRAAMLVSGGVSITLAAETSWALVNALLALAYLPLMLVTWFAPEPEVVPGAPRTLREAVWAPLVDFLAQRRALEILAFVVLYKLSDNLSQALIRPFLVQVGYQDFDVGVATATIGQTAAVAGTILGGVLTQTLGLGRALWVFGFLQVFANLGYAAVAEVGVNRPLMYGAQALELGTSGMAAGAFGVLLLRLTQKRFSATQYALLSSLFTLPRILCGPVAGVMADAIGWRDFFVFSVFMGLPGLVLLARFVPWGAREPDFQVAARGPDSPLSRAALLLRAAGGALAGATLGLLTVGLVGGLASRRAERGFDFGGALRAALAPQSLADWTTAAGLTVLTLAAGVASAAALVARGGRGEGSGPAADGNNSGRPG; this is encoded by the coding sequence ATGAGTTCGAGCAAGCTGACCACCTGGCAGAGCCTCCGCGCCGTCGCCGGAAGCTGGCGGCTCCTTTCCGTCGTCCTCCTATCGTTTTCTTCGGGCCTGCCCCTGGGCTTGGTCTGGATCGCCATCCCGACCTGGATGGCTCGGGCGGGGGTGGACATCAAGGTCATCGGTCTGTTCGGCCTGGCCCAGGCCCCCTGGACCTTCAAGCTGCTGTGGTCGCCCTCCATGGATGCTTACCCGCTCCCCTTCCTCGGTCGCAAGCGGGGATGGATCCTCGTGAGCCAGGTAGCGCTCGTCGCCCTTGGCCTCGGGCTGTCCGCGGTCTCGGGCCAGCCGCGGGCGGTGTGGGTCATCGGGTCGCTGGCCCTGGCCATCGCCTTTGCCGCCGCCACCCAGGACATCGCCATCGACGCCTACGCGGTGGAGGTGCTCCGCCGGGAGGAGCATGGCGTCGCGGTGGGGGCGCGGGTGGCCCTTTACCGGGCGGCCATGCTCGTCTCGGGGGGCGTCTCCATCACCCTGGCCGCGGAGACCTCCTGGGCGCTCGTGAACGCCCTCCTCGCCCTCGCCTACCTACCCTTGATGCTCGTGACCTGGTTTGCCCCCGAACCGGAAGTCGTTCCCGGCGCACCCCGCACCCTGCGCGAGGCCGTGTGGGCACCGCTCGTGGACTTCCTGGCCCAGCGTCGCGCGCTCGAGATCCTGGCCTTCGTGGTCCTCTACAAGCTGAGCGACAACCTCAGCCAAGCCTTGATCCGCCCCTTCCTGGTGCAGGTGGGCTACCAGGACTTCGACGTGGGCGTGGCTACCGCCACCATCGGTCAAACGGCGGCGGTGGCGGGGACGATCCTCGGAGGTGTGCTCACCCAGACCCTGGGCCTGGGCCGCGCGCTCTGGGTCTTCGGCTTCCTGCAAGTCTTCGCCAACCTCGGATACGCAGCGGTAGCGGAGGTGGGCGTGAACCGACCGCTCATGTACGGGGCGCAGGCCCTGGAGCTGGGCACGAGCGGCATGGCCGCGGGAGCCTTCGGCGTGCTCCTCCTGCGCCTGACCCAAAAGCGCTTCTCCGCCACCCAGTACGCTCTTCTGTCGAGCCTCTTCACGCTACCCCGGATCCTCTGCGGCCCCGTGGCGGGGGTGATGGCGGACGCCATCGGCTGGCGGGACTTCTTTGTCTTCTCCGTCTTCATGGGCCTCCCGGGCCTGGTCCTCCTCGCCCGGTTCGTTCCTTGGGGGGCCCGCGAGCCTGATTTCCAGGTGGCGGCGCGGGGGCCCGACTCTCCCCTCTCACGCGCCGCTCTGCTGCTCCGCGCGGCGGGGGGAGCGCTCGCGGGGGCGACGCTCGGCCTGCTCACCGTGGGGCTGGTGGGGGGCCTGGCCAGCCGCCGGGCGGAAAGGGGATTCGACTTCGGGGGCGCCCTGCGGGCGGCCCTGGCCCCGCAGAGCCTCGCGGACTGGACGACGGCTGCGGGCCTGACCGTCCTCACGCTGGCCGCGGGGGTGGCTTCCGCCGCCGCCTTGGTCGCGCGGGGTGGGCGGGGGGAGGGGTCCGGTCCCGCTGCGGATGGGAATAACTCCGGGCGCCCAGGGTAA
- a CDS encoding carboxypeptidase regulatory-like domain-containing protein, which yields MPAPLALHLLAVTALLGAGGGQVAVASALAPSGSIRGRVELRRVPPPVEPRLAVNDLGMPAPRDLPDRRRSVVYLETAPRGAFEDAERPRATLDQRNQTFVPYVLAVIVGTTVDFPNNDRTYHNVFSFSKARRFDLGRYGRGQSKAVRFDEPGVVRVFCEIHSHMSAFVLVFAHRYFAVTDAEGRYHIDDVPPGTYTVVAWTDGEARQARAVRVPEGGGSVELDFAPN from the coding sequence ATGCCCGCACCCCTGGCTCTCCACCTCTTGGCCGTGACCGCGCTGCTGGGCGCGGGCGGAGGACAGGTCGCGGTCGCCTCCGCCCTGGCTCCCTCTGGCTCCATCCGGGGTCGCGTGGAACTGCGCCGCGTCCCCCCGCCCGTGGAGCCGCGCCTGGCGGTGAACGATCTCGGGATGCCGGCCCCCCGCGACCTTCCCGACCGGCGGCGAAGCGTGGTTTACCTCGAGACCGCCCCCCGGGGCGCCTTCGAGGACGCGGAGAGGCCGCGGGCCACCCTGGATCAGCGCAATCAGACCTTCGTGCCCTACGTTCTGGCCGTCATCGTGGGGACGACGGTGGACTTTCCCAACAACGACCGCACCTATCACAACGTCTTCTCGTTCTCGAAAGCCCGGCGCTTCGACCTCGGCCGCTACGGCCGTGGACAATCCAAGGCCGTCCGCTTCGACGAGCCGGGGGTGGTGAGGGTGTTCTGCGAGATCCACTCCCACATGAGCGCGTTTGTCCTCGTCTTCGCCCACCGCTACTTCGCGGTGACAGATGCCGAGGGCCGGTATCACATCGACGACGTTCCCCCCGGCACCTATACGGTGGTGGCCTGGACAGACGGGGAGGCGCGCCAGGCTCGCGCGGTGCGGGTGCCCGAGGGTGGGGGGTCCGTGGAGCTCGACTTCGCCCCCAACTGA
- a CDS encoding sigma-70 family RNA polymerase sigma factor yields MTTGEMSLGSLETLRGAVQEGPLVERCRQGDAQAFARLVALHEGMVFNLAARLTGDPEEARDIAQEVFLQVYRTLGRFEGRSSLKTWIYRIVVNRCHNRLRWWRRRRRSRSRPLEELTVRDEARLAASGQGGASPYEQVRQRETALLVQAALLSLSFHHRAILLLRQVEGLSCEAIAAALSLPEGTVKSRLARAREALRRSLLERVGENGWP; encoded by the coding sequence ATGACCACGGGGGAGATGTCGCTCGGGTCGCTGGAAACGCTGCGGGGAGCGGTCCAGGAGGGCCCCCTCGTGGAGCGCTGCCGGCAGGGGGACGCTCAGGCCTTCGCCCGCTTGGTGGCCCTGCACGAAGGGATGGTCTTCAATTTGGCCGCCCGCCTGACCGGCGATCCCGAGGAGGCGCGGGACATCGCCCAGGAGGTGTTCCTTCAGGTCTACCGAACCCTGGGCCGGTTCGAAGGCCGAAGCAGTCTCAAGACGTGGATCTACCGGATCGTGGTCAACCGCTGCCACAACCGTCTGCGGTGGTGGCGCCGCCGTCGGCGGAGTCGTTCGCGTCCGCTCGAGGAGCTGACGGTGAGGGATGAGGCGCGCCTTGCCGCTTCCGGGCAGGGCGGGGCGAGCCCCTACGAGCAGGTCCGCCAGCGGGAGACCGCGCTACTCGTGCAAGCGGCGCTCCTGTCGCTCTCCTTCCACCACCGCGCCATCCTGCTGCTGCGCCAGGTGGAGGGGCTCTCCTGTGAGGCCATCGCGGCCGCTCTCTCCCTGCCCGAGGGCACGGTGAAGAGCCGCCTGGCGAGGGCCCGGGAGGCCCTGCGCCGGAGCCTTCTCGAGCGCGTGGGGGAGAACGGGTGGCCATGA